From one Vibrio neonatus genomic stretch:
- a CDS encoding mechanosensitive ion channel family protein: protein MEQVETSGTWVSDHLGHLLIDFLSLFGVTFDRYDLFADASLILITLLFSTLTCFIVRQFTRTFVRKSIRSYDEKIKRAIELKHFPEKVSLILPYYLVMSTFELIIPKVTILGQTINAFLEIGAAILVLRALFVIFDISLIVLATKQFGHRLPLHGIVQFFKLAFVALAVLLTISHILDRTPIYLISGVSVMAGMIAFVMKDTIMGFIAGIQLAANKMISTGEWIQLDNHNVDGTVQEVTLTTVKVKNWDNTIAMIPSQTLVSEPFINWYGVEETGARRIKRALFIDTESINFLDADMLERMQRFRLLKTHILRKQKEIEQYNKTLPEDADPINFRRLTNLGCFREYVASYLATHPAVIQDLTIVVRQLESNRFGLPIEIYCYVNKTSIKDYERAQADLFDHIYSILKEFDLKTVKPYASINA, encoded by the coding sequence ATGGAGCAAGTCGAAACATCCGGCACTTGGGTGTCCGATCATCTAGGACATCTACTGATTGATTTCCTATCATTATTTGGCGTTACCTTTGACCGGTACGATTTATTCGCTGACGCATCGCTAATACTGATCACGTTATTGTTTTCAACCCTTACCTGCTTCATCGTTCGTCAGTTTACCCGCACCTTTGTGCGCAAAAGTATCCGCAGTTATGATGAAAAAATAAAACGAGCCATTGAACTAAAACACTTTCCAGAAAAGGTTTCCTTAATCTTGCCTTACTATTTGGTGATGTCGACCTTTGAATTAATCATTCCTAAGGTGACGATTCTCGGCCAAACCATCAATGCTTTTCTGGAAATTGGCGCAGCCATTCTCGTATTAAGAGCGCTGTTTGTGATCTTCGATATCAGCTTAATTGTTCTAGCCACCAAGCAATTTGGCCACCGTTTACCACTACACGGCATAGTACAGTTTTTCAAACTCGCTTTCGTTGCATTAGCTGTGTTGCTAACCATATCGCATATCTTAGATAGAACACCTATTTATCTCATATCTGGAGTCAGTGTAATGGCTGGGATGATAGCCTTTGTTATGAAGGACACCATAATGGGGTTTATTGCCGGCATTCAGCTAGCCGCCAACAAAATGATTTCCACAGGCGAATGGATACAGCTCGACAATCACAATGTTGATGGCACAGTACAAGAAGTGACGCTCACCACCGTTAAAGTCAAAAACTGGGATAACACCATTGCCATGATCCCTTCACAAACCTTAGTCAGTGAACCTTTTATTAACTGGTATGGCGTAGAAGAAACGGGCGCAAGACGCATAAAGCGAGCCTTGTTTATTGATACTGAGAGTATTAATTTTTTAGACGCTGATATGCTAGAGCGAATGCAAAGATTTAGATTGCTGAAAACTCACATATTGCGTAAACAAAAAGAAATCGAGCAATACAATAAAACCCTACCTGAAGATGCCGATCCTATTAACTTTAGACGTTTAACAAATTTAGGCTGCTTTCGAGAATACGTTGCTAGTTATCTCGCCACACACCCCGCAGTCATACAGGACTTAACCATTGTTGTGCGCCAACTAGAAAGTAATCGTTTCGGACTACCTATCGAAATCTATTGCTACGTAAACAAAACCAGTATCAAAGATTATGAACGCGCCCAAGCCGATTTATTTGACCATATTTACTCCATATTAAAAGAGTTTGATCTTAAAACCGTCAAACCTTATGCTTCGATTAACGCATAA
- a CDS encoding ParB/RepB/Spo0J family partition protein, with protein MAIKTSDLNAKLFGKANKRRATTPTEAQTAAKENAQVIELAVAGQDMVSFQLQRIPAAKIEEQTVVFSDNAREQTFLNEHALSDILDTLKDRGQQYPAVGRKNSQGQIEVLDGSRRRKSCILAEKDFLIYVAEDINSEHAKFLSDVANAHKPLSLYERGREMQAKLDSAEVSDQKGLASLFKCSEALVSGALKAASLPLPLLQAYPNVTELGRPTIVKLHKQFNELEEAAQQGILDKCQQDGAYVWQRFSGISEAKITKQVSLLLEGWIAEVNETTHKEAKKPVELVKGKATYVRKGQSLALNLKKIDDSLAQEIIQFIEAKLK; from the coding sequence ATGGCGATAAAAACATCCGACTTGAACGCTAAATTATTTGGTAAGGCTAATAAACGTAGAGCAACAACGCCTACAGAAGCGCAAACCGCAGCTAAAGAAAACGCGCAAGTGATTGAACTTGCGGTGGCAGGGCAGGATATGGTCTCCTTCCAGTTACAACGTATTCCTGCAGCGAAGATTGAAGAGCAGACAGTAGTTTTTTCTGACAATGCTCGTGAACAAACGTTTCTTAATGAACACGCGTTGTCGGATATTCTGGATACTCTCAAAGACCGTGGTCAGCAATACCCAGCGGTAGGTAGAAAGAATAGCCAAGGTCAAATCGAAGTTCTTGATGGTAGTCGTCGTAGAAAATCGTGTATTTTGGCGGAGAAAGACTTTCTCATTTACGTTGCTGAAGACATTAATAGCGAACACGCTAAGTTTTTATCTGACGTTGCTAATGCGCACAAGCCACTTTCTTTGTATGAACGTGGCCGTGAAATGCAAGCCAAGCTAGATTCTGCAGAAGTGAGTGACCAAAAAGGGCTCGCATCGCTCTTTAAATGCAGTGAAGCATTGGTGAGTGGGGCATTAAAAGCGGCCTCATTGCCATTACCATTATTGCAAGCGTATCCAAACGTAACCGAGCTTGGGCGTCCAACTATCGTTAAGCTACATAAACAGTTTAATGAGCTTGAGGAAGCCGCACAGCAGGGTATTTTAGATAAGTGTCAGCAAGACGGTGCTTACGTTTGGCAACGTTTTAGCGGTATTAGCGAAGCTAAGATCACCAAGCAAGTATCCTTGTTACTTGAAGGTTGGATTGCTGAGGTCAACGAAACCACGCATAAAGAAGCGAAAAAGCCTGTAGAGCTAGTAAAAGGCAAAGCGACTTACGTTCGTAAAGGTCAGTCTTTAGCGTTAAATTTGAAAAAAATCGATGACTCTTTAGCTCAAGAAATTATTCAGTTTATCGAAGCTAAATTGAAATAA
- a CDS encoding tRNA(Met) cytidine acetyltransferase TmcA, whose translation MPYHTHAQQLIALQNQALESSHRIAVVLAGTVQWQQQVLQQLGELHHYQGALILGERSLSYAQTVSFKQARQKLGQESDLIIADLNAPFDANGFTAVSGTLKGGSLLVILPNTQPSTHSQLWLEKACQAFIRIEQASTRGFEVNAIESIASSFSDTSDGSNRFLQQTQVIDAIHKVLTGHRKRPLVITADRGRGKSAALGIAAGQIIKESNKTVLVTAPSTQAVKTLFEHAAKQLGTAPQKGYTLSTNGGGTLRFIAPDELLRENPNCDLLLIDEAAAIPLPLLQSIVERYHRTCFATTVHGYEGCGRGFSIKFSAWLNQHRVGWKSLKLTQPIRWNAEDPVEAWLFDTFLLDAEVESFALSDYSNATLTLIEVDATTECIAALRKAFGLLVNAHYQTSPNDVFQLLDDRNVCLYQVLLEGDVAGVILGYREGGLSEAQLQDIQLGRRRPAGHLVPVSMVAQLANNEPATDLSLRVMRIAVHPQLQGKGMGSWMLSQLESLQGNEVAYLSTSFGVTGELFNFWRSNDFDAVRLGSKQDQASGCFSVTMVKPLYSRLAWREEAKTQLVISLLDTASDIHLNLATEVLVALLVDAPSTTEVLSERLQKLVSNYVQGGSSFEATRAIVQQLLLAKLTSAKDYVAGDDLSHFGLREYDSIYVIAELSIKKLSWAALCQQYGFTGRKQAEAHYRQAITALTPISL comes from the coding sequence TTGCCATACCATACTCACGCTCAACAGTTGATTGCGTTGCAAAATCAGGCTTTAGAAAGCTCACACCGAATTGCTGTGGTGTTGGCGGGCACTGTGCAGTGGCAACAACAGGTATTGCAGCAGTTGGGGGAATTGCACCACTATCAAGGGGCGTTAATCTTAGGTGAACGCAGCTTAAGTTACGCGCAAACTGTCTCATTTAAACAGGCTCGTCAAAAGTTAGGTCAAGAAAGCGATCTTATTATTGCCGATTTGAATGCCCCTTTTGATGCCAATGGTTTTACTGCTGTCTCAGGCACTTTAAAGGGTGGCAGTTTATTGGTTATTTTGCCAAATACTCAGCCGTCGACTCATTCTCAGTTATGGTTGGAAAAAGCTTGTCAGGCATTTATTCGTATTGAGCAAGCTTCTACGCGCGGCTTTGAGGTAAACGCCATTGAATCCATTGCTTCCTCATTTAGTGATACTAGCGACGGTAGTAATCGTTTCTTACAACAAACACAAGTTATAGACGCAATCCATAAAGTTTTGACTGGTCATCGCAAAAGGCCTTTGGTTATTACCGCGGATAGAGGACGAGGGAAGTCAGCGGCATTAGGGATAGCGGCGGGACAGATCATTAAAGAGTCCAATAAAACAGTATTGGTGACAGCGCCCAGTACACAAGCAGTAAAAACGTTATTCGAGCACGCCGCGAAGCAGTTAGGTACAGCGCCGCAAAAAGGTTATACGCTAAGTACCAACGGTGGCGGCACATTGCGTTTTATTGCGCCTGACGAATTACTTAGGGAAAACCCCAACTGTGATTTGTTGCTGATTGACGAAGCTGCCGCCATTCCTTTGCCTCTGTTGCAATCCATTGTTGAGCGTTATCACCGTACTTGTTTTGCGACTACGGTGCACGGTTATGAAGGTTGCGGACGAGGGTTTTCAATAAAGTTTTCGGCGTGGCTGAATCAACATCGTGTTGGTTGGAAGTCATTAAAGCTGACACAACCTATTCGCTGGAACGCAGAGGATCCAGTGGAAGCATGGTTATTCGACACTTTCTTACTTGATGCGGAGGTTGAATCTTTTGCGCTAAGCGATTATTCGAACGCCACACTGACTCTGATTGAGGTTGACGCAACAACAGAGTGTATCGCAGCACTGCGAAAAGCTTTCGGTTTATTGGTCAATGCTCATTATCAAACATCACCAAACGATGTGTTTCAATTGCTTGATGATCGCAATGTGTGCCTGTATCAGGTGTTACTAGAAGGAGATGTAGCCGGTGTCATTCTTGGCTATCGCGAAGGTGGTTTGAGTGAAGCTCAACTACAAGATATTCAGCTTGGGCGAAGAAGACCAGCGGGCCATTTAGTCCCAGTCTCTATGGTTGCACAACTTGCGAATAACGAACCGGCAACGGATTTAAGCCTTAGAGTGATGAGAATAGCAGTTCATCCGCAACTGCAAGGCAAAGGAATGGGCAGTTGGATGTTGTCGCAACTGGAGTCGTTACAGGGCAATGAGGTGGCATACCTCTCTACCAGTTTCGGTGTGACGGGTGAGCTCTTTAATTTTTGGCGTAGCAATGACTTCGATGCGGTTCGTTTAGGCAGTAAGCAAGACCAAGCCAGTGGCTGTTTTTCGGTGACTATGGTTAAACCATTGTACAGCCGCCTTGCATGGAGAGAAGAGGCCAAGACACAGCTTGTTATCAGCTTGCTTGATACCGCGTCAGATATTCATTTAAACCTTGCGACCGAAGTGTTGGTTGCGCTGTTAGTCGATGCTCCTTCAACGACCGAAGTTTTAAGCGAGCGTCTACAAAAATTAGTCTCGAACTATGTACAGGGCGGTTCTAGCTTTGAAGCGACGCGCGCTATAGTACAGCAGTTATTATTGGCTAAGCTAACTTCTGCAAAGGATTACGTTGCAGGTGATGACTTGAGTCACTTTGGCTTGAGAGAGTATGACTCGATTTATGTTATTGCTGAACTGTCGATCAAGAAGCTAAGTTGGGCGGCGCTTTGTCAGCAATACGGATTTACTGGCCGTAAACAAGCTGAAGCGCATTATCGCCAGGCTATTACAGCTTTAACGCCAATATCGCTTTGA
- a CDS encoding type I secretion system permease/ATPase produces MKDSLLHSLIYISRYYGLSNSPEALLNGLPLPDGKLTPILFSRAAQRAGLVAKEQSASLSKVSTLVLPAILLTGENEACVLLSVDKNNGQAEIVSPKTGFVATTVTLAELEEDYSGRYFLIKKQFRFDQRSPEILKTRKGHWFWGTLKESRSIYRDVLIASILINIFAIATPLFTRIVYDKVVPNLAFESLWVLASGIVVIFIFDLLLKSLRSYFIDVAGKKSDILISSKLFSKVMGIRMEARPPSVGAFARHLQEFESIREFFTSATIAALIDLPFALLFLLVIWLIAGNVVLVPIVCVTLLILHSLIIQRPLRNSIEEGSRLASQKYANLIESLAGLESLKIFGAQSQFQYRWEEAVAHMANWNIKSRRITDGVQNSAGFLQQASNVGMLIMGVYLISEGELTMGGLIAATMLSGRAIGPLVQVALLSTRYNQAKSSMTIIEQVMSMPDEQEADKRYIHRPVLQGKIELDKVSFNYPDSPVSSIRDLSVTIRPGEKVAIIGRIGSGKTTLERLIMGLYKPTQGHIRVDDTDIQQLHHTDVRSNIGCVPQDITLFYGSIRDNITLGKQLAEDDEVLLAAKRAGVTDFTMKDPAGLERQVGEGGQLLSGGQRQAVAIARAFLGRPPVLLLDEPTSAMDNRSEALIKAELKNLSQQETLVLITHKTSMLEVVDRLIVMSAGAIVADGPKEKVLAELKKGNLKSVNQ; encoded by the coding sequence ATGAAAGACTCACTATTACATTCACTGATCTATATCAGTCGCTACTACGGCCTCTCCAACTCGCCAGAAGCACTGCTCAACGGATTACCTCTCCCTGACGGCAAGCTAACCCCTATTTTGTTCTCACGCGCAGCACAACGTGCAGGTTTGGTGGCAAAAGAGCAATCCGCTTCTTTATCGAAAGTATCAACATTAGTACTGCCTGCCATATTACTGACAGGAGAAAACGAAGCCTGTGTCTTGCTCAGCGTAGACAAGAACAATGGGCAAGCTGAAATTGTCAGCCCTAAAACAGGATTTGTCGCCACAACCGTGACTCTTGCCGAACTAGAGGAAGATTATAGCGGCCGTTATTTTTTAATAAAAAAACAGTTCCGCTTTGATCAACGTTCACCTGAAATACTCAAAACCCGCAAAGGGCATTGGTTTTGGGGAACATTGAAAGAATCGCGCTCTATTTATCGTGATGTTTTAATTGCCTCTATTTTGATCAATATCTTTGCCATTGCCACTCCCCTATTCACTCGAATCGTATACGACAAAGTTGTTCCCAATTTAGCCTTTGAATCTTTATGGGTGCTCGCGAGCGGCATCGTGGTCATTTTTATCTTTGACTTACTACTTAAATCGCTTCGAAGCTATTTCATTGATGTAGCGGGTAAAAAATCAGATATTCTGATTTCCTCAAAGCTGTTTAGCAAAGTCATGGGAATCAGAATGGAAGCACGTCCGCCATCAGTTGGGGCGTTTGCCAGACATCTACAAGAATTTGAATCTATTCGAGAATTTTTTACTTCAGCCACAATAGCCGCCTTAATTGATTTGCCTTTTGCTTTGCTGTTCTTACTCGTTATTTGGTTGATTGCGGGCAACGTAGTGCTGGTACCTATCGTCTGTGTGACTTTGCTGATCTTACACTCATTAATTATTCAACGACCGCTACGTAACAGCATCGAAGAAGGCTCTCGCCTCGCTTCGCAAAAATACGCTAACTTAATCGAAAGTCTAGCAGGATTAGAATCACTAAAAATATTTGGCGCGCAAAGTCAGTTCCAATATCGCTGGGAAGAAGCTGTGGCGCACATGGCAAACTGGAACATCAAAAGTCGTCGCATTACAGACGGCGTGCAAAACTCAGCAGGATTTCTACAACAAGCATCCAATGTGGGTATGTTGATAATGGGGGTTTATCTTATCTCAGAAGGAGAACTGACCATGGGTGGCTTGATTGCCGCCACCATGCTCAGTGGCCGCGCCATTGGTCCTTTGGTTCAGGTGGCCCTGCTTTCGACTCGCTACAATCAAGCAAAGTCATCAATGACGATTATCGAACAAGTCATGAGTATGCCTGATGAGCAAGAAGCTGATAAGCGCTACATTCATCGCCCAGTGTTACAAGGCAAAATTGAGCTCGATAAAGTCAGCTTCAATTACCCTGATTCTCCGGTTTCTTCTATTCGAGATCTCAGTGTCACTATTCGTCCGGGAGAAAAGGTGGCGATTATAGGTCGTATTGGTTCGGGTAAAACCACTCTCGAACGTCTCATTATGGGCCTGTATAAGCCGACACAGGGACATATTCGCGTTGACGATACCGACATCCAACAATTGCACCATACTGACGTGAGAAGCAACATAGGTTGTGTACCACAAGACATCACCTTATTTTACGGTTCAATTCGCGACAACATCACCCTCGGTAAACAACTTGCCGAAGATGATGAGGTGTTACTTGCGGCTAAACGCGCTGGCGTCACGGACTTCACCATGAAAGACCCGGCAGGATTAGAAAGACAAGTCGGTGAAGGTGGTCAGCTGCTTTCTGGAGGACAACGTCAAGCGGTTGCTATTGCCCGAGCATTTCTGGGCAGACCTCCGGTACTTTTGCTTGATGAGCCAACCAGTGCTATGGATAACCGCTCCGAAGCCCTAATTAAAGCCGAACTTAAAAATCTATCGCAGCAAGAAACATTAGTGCTTATCACCCATAAAACCTCTATGCTCGAAGTAGTGGATCGCTTAATCGTAATGAGTGCAGGCGCTATTGTGGCGGATGGCCCGAAAGAGAAAGTTCTAGCTGAACTTAAGAAAGGAAACTTAAAGAGTGTCAATCAATAA